A window of the Sphaerobacter thermophilus DSM 20745 genome harbors these coding sequences:
- the rplI gene encoding 50S ribosomal protein L9: MKVILLQDVPKLGSAGAIADVSEGYARNYLIPQGLAEMATPGRVKEAEQRLAAAARRLEREERAKQALADRIEGTRIQMLARVGEQGRLYGSITAQDIAEVLTAKFGEEIDRRKVLLEEPIRTVGEHQVTVHLVGRLRPTVTVVVAPEGGEPVAAGDAEASAAGEDGAASAQDEAAGEESPES, encoded by the coding sequence ATGAAGGTCATCCTCCTGCAGGATGTCCCCAAGTTGGGGAGTGCGGGGGCGATTGCAGACGTCTCCGAAGGGTATGCCCGCAACTATCTGATTCCGCAGGGTCTGGCCGAGATGGCGACCCCAGGCCGCGTCAAGGAAGCCGAGCAGCGTCTGGCCGCCGCGGCGCGGCGCCTCGAGCGCGAGGAGCGAGCCAAGCAGGCCCTGGCCGACCGCATCGAGGGCACGCGCATTCAGATGCTCGCTCGCGTCGGCGAGCAGGGGCGGCTCTACGGCTCCATCACCGCGCAGGACATCGCCGAGGTGCTCACCGCTAAGTTCGGTGAGGAGATCGACCGGCGCAAGGTTCTCCTCGAGGAGCCGATCCGCACCGTTGGGGAGCATCAAGTGACGGTGCACCTCGTCGGTCGCCTGCGGCCCACGGTGACGGTGGTCGTCGCTCCCGAGGGCGGCGAACCGGTTGCGGCCGGCGACGCCGAGGCGAGCGCTGCCGGCGAGGATGGCGCGGCGAGCGCCCAGGACGAGGCGGCTGGCGAGGAGTCGCCCGAGTCCTAG